From Deinococcus sp. Leaf326:
CTTTCAGGGCAAATCCCACCTCATCGAGGTAGACGAGAGTGGCGCCCTCAGCGACCTTTTTTTTTCAACTCCGGGGCCACCTGTTCTTTCCAGCCACGCCCTTGGTGGACCAGGTCCGTCTGCGGACCCCTTTCAGGGCAAATCCCACCTCATCGAGGTAGACGAGAGTGGCGCCCTCAGCGACCTTTTTTTTTCAACTCCGGGGCCACCTGTTCTTTCCAGCTGGCAATCCGAACTTCGTTGCGTTCCGCCGCACGCCCATCAGGCATCTGCGGGGTAAAGYCCAACCGACGCAGGATGTGCCGGACATGGTCATGGTGGTACCAGAYCTCGAAGTGCCGGCCGATCAATTCGCTGACACGCCGRGTCGTCCAGGTCTCGTCCCGAAAGCCGTGATGCACCGCACCCTCCCGCAGGAGGGTGCGCAACCGCTCATCTTGCTCCGCCGTAAGCCGCGAGACTGGACCCCTGGCCACGGTGGCCTGAAGACTGCCGTTGCGTTTCAGCCGACCTTTCCAGCTGTACACGGTGTGCACCGAGACCCCAAAGTGATCGGCAATCTCCTGATTCTTGTGCGTTCCGCGTGCGATCCATTCAAGCGCCGCGAGGCGGCGCTCTTCGAGTTGAGCACGGGAATAACGGGTAGGCTGCCATCCAGGCATGCCCCAAGACTATCAATGCTAAGCCGTGACGTGATCAATAGACCAAAGTTGGCCATTCTCGGTAGTACACCGCTGGGCCACCGTTCACGTCACGACATCACGGCGGAGTACGGCAAGCGCTTTATTCATCCTTCGCAGGCGGGTCTCCACAGTGGCTGCAGTTTGGAGCTGCTGATAGATCGCGTACTGTGCCTGTCGACCTAGCGAACTGAAGGCCTGCTGTGCTCCTGGCGTCCTCTGTAGTGCATCCAGAAAGTCCTCCGGCAATACCATCGTGGCTGCGCCGGCGTAGGCCCGCTCCCAACGCCCATCGTTCCGGGCCGTCTGAACCTGATGTAGACCCGGCGGCTGCATCGTCCCCCGCTGGATCAATTCTTCTGCCAAGGTACAGTTCCGTGCCGACCAACTGGATCTGGGACGGCGGGGGGTCAGCCGTTGAAGAAACGAGTCGTCGTCTCGCGCGCGGCGCTGACCATCGATCCACCCCCAAGCCAGTGCCGCGCGTACACAGTCGTCCCAAGTCACGGACGGCCTTCCCGTCGCCTTTTTTAGCAGACACACCCATAATTCCCGCTGATCGGCGTGATGCTGTTCCAGCCAGTCCCACAGGAGGTCAGGGCTGGCGAAGGTGTGGCTAGTAGGAGTGGACGACAGCTGATCCGTCATGAAGAGAACTGCTCACCAACCCATCCTTCGCTCGCGGCCCAGAGGGCCATTGCCTGCTGTGGGTCAATTGCGTATGGCCGCACACCCTCCGTACCCGGCTCCAAGGCTTCATCCGTCACCTGGGTCGTCACATGGGCATTCTCGCAGTAGCGCCCTCCGATTTCATCAGCCGAGGCGACCACTGCGGCCCAGACGGAGGTGGCTGCGCCCTGAGGGATGGTCTTGGGGATGAAAGGAGACTTGCCTTGACTCTCCCGTGCTGCGTTCGTCGCGTCCACCATCCGGTCAAAGCCGCCCTCAGGAAGATGTCGCCCCAGGGCTGTAGGAATCGCACCGGGATGAACAGCTGTGGCCCGAATCCCACGGGCCCGATGTCGCCGGTCGAATTCAACCGCGAAGAGAATGCTGGCGGTCTTGGAACGGCCGTAGGCCACGAACGGGTCGTAGGGGGTCGTCAAGAAGTGTGGGTCGTCAAGGTCGACAGCCGCAAACCGGTGGCCTGAAGAAGCGACGATGACCACTCGCGCACCGTCATGCATCAGGGGAACGAGCCTGTTCACGAGGACGAAATGACCGAGATAGTTCGTGGCCATCTGGGATTCGAAGCCGTCCTCCGTGAGACGGAATGGGGCTGCCATCACTCCAGCGTTGGCGATCACGACATCGAGTGATCTCCCGCGGGCGAGCAAGGCTGCGGCACAGTGACGAACACTGGCCAGGGAGGTCAGATCCAGCTCGATCAGTTCAAAGCTTCCCCCGGAGTGAGCCGCTGCCCGTTGAACGACCTCATTATTCTTTTCGGCTTGAGCGACATCTCGGGCTGTGCCAATGACGTGAGCGCCATGCGCAACTAGGGCGCGCGCTGTTTCGATACCGATGCCGGACGAGGTGCCTGTCAGGAGGACATGCTGACCATGAAGGTGGTGTCCTTGCAGAACATCATCTGCAGTGCTTTGTGCTGTGAAAGAGGGGGGCATGCTGTTGTGCTCCTCTGAGAATGAAAGCAGCAGGCAGGGGCGACCTCCCAGCCACACCCGCCTCAAGGGTGGTGATGGCCTAGATCAGCCCTGATAAGGCACCTCGACGTCAAGAACCCAGGTCACGCCGAAGCGGTCCTTGAACATGCCGTAGAGGGGCGTCCAACCGGAGGGTGCAAGCGGCTGCACGATGATGGCGTCCTCGGACAGCTTGTTCCACAGGGCCTGAATCTCGTCCGTATCCTGACTGCGGGCTGAGACGAAGAAGGCCGCTTCTCCCTGAGTCCAGGGCAGGTGCGAGGGCACGTCGTAGGCCATGACGCGAAAGCCGCTGGACGCGATAACTTGCCCGAACATGATCTGATCGGCTTCGCCAGGATGCTGGACGTTGTGGGCGTCCTGATAGGTCACGAGGACGAGCTGGCCCCCTGTCGCGGACTGGTAGAACTCGAGGGCGGAGCGCGCGTTGCCTCGGAAGTTGAGATGGGGCGTGACATTCATCATGATGAACTCCTATGGAAGTTGGGCGAGCCGCGGAGAGCGGGAAGGAGAACGCCATCGACCAGAGCTTCGAGAAAGCCCAGAGTGAAGGGCTGGCGCTGAATCAGCGACCGATAGGCGGCCATGGCGGCTACGACATGGGAGAGGCTGGAGAGATCCGCTGACGCCGAGATCTCGCCACGCTGTGCGGCGCGCTGCATCAGCGTGAGGTGGGCTTGAGCCCAGGGCTGCACGACTGCCGCATCAATGTCCTGAGCGAAGTCGGCATCGTGGGCCAGCAGAGAAGCGAGACCGGTGACCAGTCGGAGACGACGTTCCGTCTCTTCGGCGGACTGTGGCTTGAAGAGGGCAAGTAGATCGTCTCTCAGATTCCCAGTGTCGGGAAGGTCATTCAGGTCGATCTGCACCTGCCTGAAATGCGCTACAGCGTCACGCATCAGTTCTGGCTTCGATGCCCAGCGGCGGTAGATGGTGGCTTTGCCTGTTCCTGCCCGTGTAGCGACCAGATCCATGGTCAGTGCAGCAGCGCCAGTGTCCGCCAGGGTATCGAGTGTGGCATTCAGAATGTGGGCATCGAGAGCGGGATCGCGCTTACGCCCGAGGGGTGACGATGAACGGCTTGGAGTACTACGGTCAGAAGTCATCCAATACCTTACCTCCCTCATTAAGATACTATCCGGTTCCAGAAATGTAAAGTATCGAAACTAAATAGTTCCGAATTTGATTGGGATGGGCCAGGTGGACTGCGCGGATAGTCAGGGTCCTAAGAGTGCTAGGACTTCAGGAGGGCCTATTCAAAAAATAAAAGGCAGGGTGGTCCCTGCATTGCCCCGACGATGAACAGGGTGTCGCTGAGGCGGGCCTGCCCTCCACTGCCGGTGATGAGCGCCTTGATCGGGGGCCGGCCTCTGGGCGGGAGAAGCGAGGAGGGAGAGAAGGACCAGGGCCGGCACTCAAGGCGAACGCCAGAGCGAGGGCCGATGCCAGGAAAGCAGGTTGGACGGTCCACCTCTTGAACTACGATCTCCCCATGCTGAGCCTCCATCCCATGACCCCTAAAAGCTTCCAACGGTTTCTCGAGCGTTCAGTGACGACGTACGCCGCCGAGAACGTCCGAAGCGGCCGGTGGACTGCTGAGGATGCGCAGGAGCGCTCCGCAGGGGAGTTTCGGACGCTCCTTCCAGAGGGCTTGGCGACCCCAGACAATTTCTGCTTCGATCTCCACGACGCGGACCGGCATCAGGACGTCGGCGTGCTGTGGTACAAGCTCCTGCAACGAGGTAGCCAACAGATCGCCTTCGTCTATGAGATCGAGGTTGGGGCGGAGCATCGGCGGCGTGGGTATGCCCGGGAGGCATTCAGGCTGCTCGAGCACCATGCGGCGGAGCGGGGCGCAACGGCCGTGCAACTGCATGTCTTCGGGCACAACCACTCGGCCCAGGCGCTCTACGAAGGCCTAGGCTTCGAACCCGTGAGCATCACGATGCAACGGGAGCTGAAACCCCTCCACTGACGCCCAGAGAGCAAATGCGCTCGACCTCCAGAGCCGCAGACGAGACGTTCTGGAGGGTCGAGTGCCCCAAACAGGCGGAGGGCAAGGCCATCCCGCCCTACGTCGGTCGCCACGGCGCCCTCTAGGATTCGGTGCGCTCCACAGGTGTACGGCAGTCTTGGATACCGTTCCCAGCTGGTCGCTGACGTGCAGATCGGCGAGCCGCTGGCAGAGTCGCCTCGGGTGCTTCTGCCAGCGGCTCGCCTGGACGCCCGGCTCCTGACTTTGGCCCAGCAGAATGCTCGGCTGACTTGGAAGGATGAGGTCTGAATGTCAGAGCAGCCTCGTAGCGCTGCTTGGCCACCCAACTGAGCTCGCCAGCACGCCTGGGCTGAAGGCCAGGTCCGTGGGGATGACACGGTCTGGCGCGGGTAGGGCTAGGTTGTGTCCGCAAACTGCTCTTCATAGGCAAGAATGGCGTGTGGTACGACGCTATGAACTGACCGACGAGCAGTGAAGCCAGCTGGCTTCACTGCTCCCACCACAACGTCAGCGAACAGGGCGGCCTTCTCTGGATCATCGCACTGTCCTCAACGGCATCCTCTGGATCAAGCGCTCGGGCAGCGCCTGGCGTGATCTCCCCGAGCGCTCTGGCAACTGGAAAACGGTGAGCTCTCGGTTCTATCGCTGGCAACAGCAAGGTCTATGGGCACAACTGCTCGCCCGTGTGCAAGAGCGAGCAGACCATGCCGGGCAGGTGGACTGGGACGTCCAGATGATCGACAGCACGATCGTGCGTGCCCATCAAAGCGCCGCTGGCGCAAAAAAAGGGACGGCGACGAAGCCCTCGGCCGCTCCCAGGGTGGCTTTGGAACGAAGATCCACCTGAAATGTGACGGCCAGGGAAGGCCGCTGGCCTTTCTGCTCACGGCTGGCCAGCGCCATGAGATGTTGATGTTCGAGGCGCTGCTGGACAGTGGCAAGATCAAGCGGCGGAGTCGGGGTCGGCCCCGACTCCGCCCGACGTACGTGCTGGCGGATCGGGCGTACAGCGGTGATAAGGCCCACCAGCTATGTCAGCGACGGCGCATCCGACGGGTGGTCCCTCCCAAGCGGGATCATCAGAAGCCACGGTCATATGACCGTGGCCTCTACCGACGTCGCAACGTCATCGAGCGGTTGATGGGTCGCCTGAAACGCTCTCGGAGAATTGCGACCCGCTTCGAGAAACGGGCGTGTTATTACGGGGCGATGGTTACGATCGCCTGCATCATGGAGTGGCTCTGATGGTTTGCGGACACAACCTAGCCGTTTGTCTTATGAAATGGAAGCCTCAGCTGAGGCGGAAGTGCCGTTTAGGCTCTCATGGCTCCCGTCCCAGTGCATGGTGTAGCGGAGCTCATCACCAGCGAAGGTCGCGAAGCCATGACGGGCATACAGATGAAGATCGGGATTGTCCTTGGCTACCTGCAGCCGTATTCCGCAAGACGCTGCCTGAGCACGGGTCTGGATGGTCTGGAGGACCGCCCCACCGATCCCCCGCCCTCG
This genomic window contains:
- a CDS encoding GNAT family N-acetyltransferase, with translation MLSLHPMTPKSFQRFLERSVTTYAAENVRSGRWTAEDAQERSAGEFRTLLPEGLATPDNFCFDLHDADRHQDVGVLWYKLLQRGSQQIAFVYEIEVGAEHRRRGYAREAFRLLEHHAAERGATAVQLHVFGHNHSAQALYEGLGFEPVSITMQRELKPLH
- a CDS encoding winged helix-turn-helix domain-containing protein, with amino-acid sequence MPGWQPTRYSRAQLEERRLAALEWIARGTHKNQEIADHFGVSVHTVYSWKGRLKRNGSLQATVARGPVSRLTAEQDERLRTLLREGAVHHGFRDETWTTRRVSELIGRHFEXWYHHDHVRHILRRLXFTPQMPDGRAAERNEVRIASWKEQVAPELKKKGR
- a CDS encoding SDR family NAD(P)-dependent oxidoreductase — translated: MPPSFTAQSTADDVLQGHHLHGQHVLLTGTSSGIGIETARALVAHGAHVIGTARDVAQAEKNNEVVQRAAAHSGGSFELIELDLTSLASVRHCAAALLARGRSLDVVIANAGVMAAPFRLTEDGFESQMATNYLGHFVLVNRLVPLMHDGARVVIVASSGHRFAAVDLDDPHFLTTPYDPFVAYGRSKTASILFAVEFDRRHRARGIRATAVHPGAIPTALGRHLPEGGFDRMVDATNAARESQGKSPFIPKTIPQGAATSVWAAVVASADEIGGRYCENAHVTTQVTDEALEPGTEGVRPYAIDPQQAMALWAASEGWVGEQFSS
- a CDS encoding VOC family protein, translated to MMNVTPHLNFRGNARSALEFYQSATGGQLVLVTYQDAHNVQHPGEADQIMFGQVIASSGFRVMAYDVPSHLPWTQGEAAFFVSARSQDTDEIQALWNKLSEDAIIVQPLAPSGWTPLYGMFKDRFGVTWVLDVEVPYQG
- a CDS encoding YdeI family protein, whose product is MTDQLSSTPTSHTFASPDLLWDWLEQHHADQRELWVCLLKKATGRPSVTWDDCVRAALAWGWIDGQRRARDDDSFLQRLTPRRPRSSWSARNCTLAEELIQRGTMQPPGLHQVQTARNDGRWERAYAGAATMVLPEDFLDALQRTPGAQQAFSSLGRQAQYAIYQQLQTAATVETRLRRMNKALAVLRRDVVT
- a CDS encoding TetR/AcrR family transcriptional regulator — encoded protein: MTSDRSTPSRSSSPLGRKRDPALDAHILNATLDTLADTGAAALTMDLVATRAGTGKATIYRRWASKPELMRDAVAHFRQVQIDLNDLPDTGNLRDDLLALFKPQSAEETERRLRLVTGLASLLAHDADFAQDIDAAVVQPWAQAHLTLMQRAAQRGEISASADLSSLSHVVAAMAAYRSLIQRQPFTLGFLEALVDGVLLPALRGSPNFHRSSS